A single region of the Elizabethkingia sp. JS20170427COW genome encodes:
- a CDS encoding amino acid permease, whose protein sequence is MENQEKTEKPKLKRGLSNRHIQLIALGGAIGTGLFLGIGPAAVLAGPSVILGYAFAGIIAFFIMRQLGEMVVQEPVSGSFSHFAYKYWGNFAGYASGWNYWMLYILVSMSELTAIGVYVQFWWPEIPLWISSLFFFIVINALNLASVKVYGEAEFWFSIIKVVAIVAMILFGSYLLISGTGGEQASIANLWNNNGFFPKGWLGKDAQGNFEGLLSAMALVMFSFGGLELIGITAAEAENPEKNIPRATNQVIYRILIFYVGALIILFSLSPWESITSGSSPFVTVFERLKSFQFDIFGHTVYFTRLIANILNIIVLTAALSVYNSSVYSNSRMLFGLAEQGNAPKFLKKLNKHSVPTMAIMVSAIFAAICIVINKIIPEKALEILMSLVVSSLIINWIMISFTHLKFKKFYHQKKTKFPSLFYPFTNYLCLAFLFGILVIMWFTGFKLSVELIPIWVGILYISYYFVKRFKQQA, encoded by the coding sequence TTGGAAAATCAAGAGAAAACAGAAAAGCCAAAACTAAAACGAGGGCTTAGTAACCGACATATCCAGCTTATTGCACTTGGAGGAGCCATAGGCACTGGATTATTTTTAGGAATAGGCCCGGCAGCTGTTTTAGCAGGACCATCGGTAATCTTAGGCTATGCCTTTGCAGGTATAATAGCCTTCTTTATTATGAGGCAGTTAGGAGAAATGGTAGTACAAGAACCCGTATCGGGAAGCTTTAGCCATTTTGCCTATAAATATTGGGGAAATTTTGCAGGTTATGCTTCGGGATGGAATTATTGGATGCTCTATATTTTGGTAAGCATGTCCGAACTAACAGCCATAGGAGTTTATGTACAGTTCTGGTGGCCTGAAATTCCGTTATGGATATCCAGTTTGTTTTTCTTTATTGTCATCAATGCATTAAATTTAGCTTCGGTAAAAGTATATGGAGAAGCGGAATTTTGGTTTTCCATTATTAAAGTTGTGGCCATTGTTGCCATGATTTTATTTGGAAGTTATCTGCTTATCAGTGGTACAGGAGGCGAGCAAGCTAGTATTGCGAATTTATGGAATAACAATGGTTTTTTTCCTAAAGGATGGCTAGGAAAAGATGCACAAGGTAATTTTGAAGGCTTACTTTCAGCAATGGCTTTGGTAATGTTTTCCTTTGGAGGCCTAGAGCTTATTGGGATTACAGCTGCCGAGGCTGAAAACCCTGAAAAAAACATCCCCAGAGCTACCAATCAGGTAATTTATAGGATCTTAATTTTTTATGTTGGTGCTTTAATTATTCTTTTTTCACTTTCGCCTTGGGAAAGTATTACCTCTGGGAGTAGTCCTTTTGTAACGGTTTTTGAACGTTTGAAAAGTTTTCAATTTGATATTTTTGGACATACTGTTTACTTTACAAGACTTATTGCTAACATATTGAACATCATTGTTCTTACTGCTGCATTGTCGGTGTACAACTCTAGTGTATATAGCAATAGCCGAATGCTTTTTGGTCTTGCAGAACAAGGGAATGCTCCTAAGTTTTTAAAAAAGCTAAACAAACATTCTGTTCCTACTATGGCGATTATGGTTTCTGCTATTTTTGCAGCTATTTGCATTGTTATCAATAAGATAATTCCTGAGAAGGCTTTGGAAATCTTGATGTCCTTGGTAGTCTCCTCTCTTATTATCAACTGGATTATGATTAGCTTCACCCACTTGAAGTTTAAAAAATTCTATCATCAAAAAAAGACGAAGTTTCCTTCATTATTTTATCCTTTTACCAATTACCTATGCCTAGCCTTTTTATTTGGTATTTTAGTCATTATGTGGTTTACAGGATTTAAGCTATCGGTAGAACTTATCCCTATTTGGGTTGGTATTTTATACATTAGCTATTACTTTGTAAAACGTTTTAAACAACAAGCATAA
- a CDS encoding serine protease: protein MLDFLNQLDPLLKSFWYVALISSAIFIIQTLLTFIGGADMDGVSADFDGDLSSTDAPFQFFSFRNLINFMLGFGWSGVVFYKSFSSTTLLVMVACLIGLLLVFLFIVLMKQIIKLSEDNTFKISDTLHLLGTVYIPIPEALSGKGKIQISVKGSLHELEAMTEDSEKLLSGTPVIVEKISNNILIVKKINQ, encoded by the coding sequence ATGCTAGATTTTTTAAATCAATTAGACCCTTTACTCAAGTCTTTTTGGTATGTCGCTCTTATCAGTAGTGCTATATTCATTATTCAGACTCTTCTCACCTTTATTGGAGGTGCAGATATGGATGGGGTAAGTGCTGATTTTGATGGCGATTTAAGCAGTACAGATGCTCCTTTTCAGTTTTTTTCGTTTAGGAATTTAATTAATTTCATGTTAGGATTTGGCTGGTCTGGAGTGGTTTTCTATAAAAGCTTTTCATCTACAACCCTCCTAGTAATGGTGGCTTGTCTTATCGGCTTATTACTCGTTTTTCTTTTTATTGTGTTGATGAAACAAATTATTAAACTTTCAGAAGACAATACTTTTAAAATTTCCGATACTCTTCACCTATTAGGAACCGTTTATATTCCTATCCCTGAAGCGTTATCAGGGAAAGGAAAAATACAAATTTCCGTAAAAGGTTCTTTGCACGAGTTGGAGGCGATGACAGAAGATTCTGAAAAACTTCTTAGCGGAACCCCTGTCATTGTTGAAAAAATATCCAACAATATCCTGATCGTAAAAAAAATAAATCAATAA
- a CDS encoding family 20 glycosylhydrolase, producing MKKVFLLSIACSAFLKAQSTDLIPYPKTLQKQNGVFELKSKTISYQGLDKKSWTHTENWLKNQLFSSSIAKKQLRSHADIFFVEDKKLTEEAYGLEIGKDNITITAASDKGALYALQTLQQLFLLNKTSGQLPRVKIQDSPSFSWRGAELDVARHFFSKEYLFKFIDLLASYKFNKLHLHLSDDQGWRLEIKKYPKLTQKGAWRTFNNHDKEVLEKAKKNPDFDLPKEYLKQEEGKTLYGGFYTQQDMKEIIAYAQSRNIEIIPEIDMPGHMMVATENYPELLLDGKSSGWGKQFSVPINPCQESTYTFVENVLGEVAEIFPSSFLHIGADEVEKHTWKESVSCQRFMQEHQLKNLNELQSYFVGRVNQYLKKKGKTAIGWDEILEGPSDPSMVVMYWRGWEKNAPLTAVERNHKIIMTPNNPLYFDYLPNSSSVESVYHMKVVPSDIPQDKKGYFLGAQANIWTEIIPSPQRLEFMILPRITALAENVWTNQDMYSAYSKRLIQHYKLWDEKKYNYRLPDLLGFTDEQVIVDGKSVLHPINPLKDGLIRYTTDGSVPESNSPILKNQLVVTQASKVRFAAFSPSGAKSELYEVNFKPGKWHKAEDISTTIPGLKVEFYKGVFKNTKAIAGEVVSKEILPNVAISDTFKMPSFGAKFSGWLKVPEKGIYNFYFTCDDGGVLKIAQQIVVDNDGQHSSIMKSGQIALDKGLHPLQVDFLEAGGGFTLKLQYSVNGSAPQAVPDDWFSHQP from the coding sequence ATGAAGAAAGTATTTTTATTAAGTATTGCATGTTCAGCGTTTCTCAAGGCCCAAAGTACAGACCTCATCCCTTATCCTAAAACACTTCAGAAACAAAATGGGGTTTTCGAATTAAAATCGAAAACCATTAGCTACCAAGGTTTAGATAAAAAATCGTGGACTCATACCGAAAACTGGTTGAAAAATCAATTGTTTAGCTCTTCTATTGCCAAAAAACAACTTCGTAGCCATGCCGATATTTTTTTTGTAGAGGACAAAAAACTAACTGAAGAGGCTTATGGTTTAGAAATAGGAAAGGATAATATTACCATTACAGCAGCTTCTGATAAAGGAGCTTTATATGCACTCCAAACTTTACAACAATTATTCTTGTTGAACAAAACCTCAGGACAACTTCCTAGGGTAAAGATTCAAGATAGTCCTTCGTTTTCATGGAGGGGAGCCGAATTGGATGTTGCAAGGCACTTCTTTTCAAAAGAATATTTATTTAAATTCATCGATCTCCTTGCCAGTTATAAGTTCAACAAACTTCATTTACACTTAAGCGATGACCAAGGCTGGCGTTTAGAGATAAAAAAATATCCTAAACTTACTCAAAAAGGGGCATGGAGAACTTTTAACAATCATGATAAGGAAGTTTTAGAAAAGGCAAAGAAAAATCCAGATTTTGATTTACCTAAAGAGTATCTAAAACAAGAAGAGGGTAAAACCTTATATGGGGGATTCTACACTCAGCAAGATATGAAAGAGATTATTGCCTACGCACAATCTCGAAATATAGAAATTATCCCAGAAATAGACATGCCAGGCCATATGATGGTGGCTACCGAAAACTACCCTGAACTTCTTTTGGATGGGAAATCTTCAGGATGGGGTAAGCAGTTTTCAGTACCTATTAATCCTTGCCAAGAGAGTACTTATACTTTTGTAGAAAATGTTTTGGGAGAAGTAGCAGAAATATTTCCATCTTCCTTTTTACATATCGGAGCCGATGAAGTGGAAAAGCATACTTGGAAAGAATCTGTAAGCTGCCAGCGCTTTATGCAAGAACATCAGCTAAAAAACCTGAACGAGCTGCAAAGTTACTTTGTAGGTAGAGTCAATCAATATCTTAAGAAAAAAGGGAAAACCGCAATAGGTTGGGATGAAATTTTGGAAGGACCTTCAGACCCATCTATGGTCGTAATGTATTGGAGAGGTTGGGAGAAAAATGCTCCACTTACTGCTGTGGAGAGAAACCATAAAATTATAATGACTCCTAACAACCCTCTATATTTTGATTACCTACCGAATAGCAGTTCTGTAGAGAGTGTATATCATATGAAAGTTGTCCCTTCAGATATTCCTCAGGATAAGAAAGGGTATTTCCTTGGAGCCCAAGCAAATATATGGACAGAAATAATCCCTTCTCCTCAGAGGTTAGAATTTATGATTCTTCCCAGAATCACAGCCTTAGCCGAAAATGTATGGACTAATCAAGATATGTATTCAGCATATTCTAAGAGATTGATTCAGCATTACAAGCTGTGGGATGAAAAGAAATACAATTACAGGCTTCCTGATTTACTAGGCTTTACAGATGAACAAGTTATTGTAGATGGGAAATCTGTTTTACATCCTATTAATCCGCTTAAAGATGGATTAATTCGTTATACAACCGATGGCAGCGTCCCCGAAAGTAATAGCCCAATCCTAAAAAATCAACTGGTGGTTACCCAAGCATCTAAAGTAAGGTTTGCGGCCTTTTCTCCTTCTGGTGCGAAAAGCGAGTTATATGAAGTAAACTTTAAACCGGGTAAATGGCACAAAGCTGAAGACATTTCTACTACAATTCCGGGATTAAAAGTGGAATTTTATAAAGGAGTCTTCAAAAATACCAAGGCAATAGCTGGAGAAGTGGTAAGTAAGGAGATATTGCCTAATGTTGCTATTAGTGATACCTTTAAAATGCCTTCCTTCGGGGCTAAATTTTCGGGATGGTTAAAAGTCCCAGAAAAGGGAATTTATAATTTTTATTTTACCTGTGATGATGGAGGCGTTCTAAAAATCGCCCAGCAGATTGTTGTAGATAACGATGGACAACATTCTTCTATCATGAAAAGTGGTCAAATAGCTTTAGATAAAGGCTTACATCCTTTGCAAGTAGATTTTCTAGAAGCAGGAGGTGGGTTTACCTTAAAACTACAGTATAGTGTGAATGGTTCTGCTCCACAAGCTGTTCCTGATGACTGGTTTTCTCATCAACCTTAG
- the fahA gene encoding fumarylacetoacetase: protein MKSFIDNAENTDFSIYNIPFGVGVFNREYIACATKIGNQVVDLATLYDEGYFDDIEGLDDNVFEAYTLNAFIELGKEVTQPVRIRLQELFLENSKLSKDERTIESCFYDEDKVQMIMPLHIPNYTDFYSSIEHATNVGKLFRDPENALLPNWKHLPVGYHGRASSIVVSGIEIQRPKGQIKPKDADSPYFGPTQQLDFELEMAFVVNRNTQMGYSISTQEAEECIFGMLIFNDWSARDIQAWEYVPLGPFLGKNFGSSISPWVVTLEALEPFRVASPQQDPEVLEYLKFEGNKNFDIELEVGIRPENGEETIVTKSNFKHMYWNMAQQLAHHTVNGCNIESGDLYASGTISGPEKGSYGSMLELTWRGSEPIMLKDGTSRKFIEDMDTVTMRAFARKGEIRVGFGEVSTKIIPAL, encoded by the coding sequence ATGAAATCATTTATAGACAATGCTGAGAATACCGACTTTAGTATTTACAATATTCCTTTTGGGGTAGGCGTTTTTAACAGAGAATACATTGCTTGTGCAACCAAAATAGGCAACCAAGTGGTGGACTTGGCAACTTTGTATGATGAAGGATATTTTGATGATATAGAAGGGTTAGACGACAACGTCTTCGAGGCTTATACCCTAAATGCATTTATCGAACTAGGGAAAGAAGTTACCCAACCTGTAAGAATAAGATTACAAGAACTTTTTTTAGAAAATTCTAAACTTTCTAAAGATGAAAGAACGATAGAGTCTTGCTTTTACGACGAAGACAAAGTACAGATGATAATGCCTTTGCATATTCCTAATTATACAGATTTTTATAGCAGTATAGAACATGCTACCAATGTAGGAAAGTTATTTCGTGATCCAGAAAATGCATTACTTCCCAATTGGAAGCATCTACCAGTAGGCTACCATGGTAGAGCTTCTTCTATTGTTGTTTCGGGAATTGAAATCCAAAGACCTAAAGGACAAATAAAACCAAAAGATGCGGATAGTCCTTATTTTGGACCAACTCAGCAATTGGATTTTGAATTAGAAATGGCTTTTGTGGTAAACAGAAATACCCAAATGGGATACTCTATTAGTACTCAGGAAGCTGAAGAGTGTATTTTTGGAATGTTGATTTTTAATGATTGGTCAGCAAGAGATATACAAGCTTGGGAATATGTTCCTTTAGGACCTTTTTTAGGGAAGAATTTCGGGTCGTCTATTTCTCCATGGGTGGTTACCTTAGAAGCTCTAGAACCGTTCAGAGTAGCTTCTCCTCAACAAGATCCAGAGGTTTTAGAATATTTAAAATTTGAAGGAAATAAAAACTTTGATATAGAATTAGAAGTAGGGATACGCCCTGAAAATGGAGAAGAAACCATTGTAACGAAGAGTAATTTTAAGCACATGTATTGGAATATGGCTCAGCAACTTGCCCACCATACTGTTAATGGTTGTAATATAGAATCTGGGGATTTGTATGCCAGTGGTACAATATCAGGTCCAGAAAAAGGCTCCTATGGATCCATGCTGGAACTTACTTGGAGAGGGAGCGAGCCTATTATGTTAAAAGACGGAACTAGCCGAAAATTTATAGAAGATATGGATACGGTTACCATGAGGGCTTTTGCCAGAAAAGGCGAAATAAGAGTAGGGTTTGGAGAGGTGAGTACTAAAATTATCCCAGCATTGTAA
- a CDS encoding DNA replication/repair protein RecF → MLIKSLRLQYFKNHESRNFEFSPQINCFVGNNGVGKTNVLDALHYLSVGKSFLGNTDQNNIQQNQDYFLIEAVVADEEKDNILKIQQQTNTKKIIRKNDKAYSRMADHVGFLPSVIISPYDQNLISDSGEARRRFLDGMISQTDSEYLYHLIQYQKALQQRNALLKSFQKNRFFDFDSLEIYNHLLIKSGSIIFEKRKVFNEKFSPIVQKFYQTISEGKEEITIQYQSDLLNTDFERLLSSCLEKDRILTYTSRGIHKDDLGFLMHQYSLKKAGSQGQQKTFLISLKLAQMQMIQNITGKAPILLLDDIFDKLDDHRVSQLISLVNHEKFGQIFITDTHKGRTQSIVQQINEESKIFEL, encoded by the coding sequence ATGCTAATAAAGTCTTTACGTTTACAATATTTTAAAAATCACGAATCTCGAAATTTTGAATTTTCTCCTCAAATCAACTGCTTTGTAGGAAATAACGGCGTGGGAAAAACCAATGTTTTAGATGCACTCCATTATCTTTCGGTAGGAAAAAGCTTTTTAGGAAATACAGATCAAAATAATATACAGCAAAACCAAGACTATTTTCTAATTGAAGCTGTAGTTGCTGATGAGGAAAAAGATAATATTCTCAAAATTCAGCAACAGACCAATACCAAAAAAATCATTCGTAAAAATGACAAAGCCTACAGCCGCATGGCAGACCATGTAGGCTTTTTACCCTCGGTAATTATCTCTCCTTATGATCAGAATTTAATTTCAGATTCTGGAGAAGCAAGAAGGAGATTCTTAGATGGGATGATTTCCCAAACAGATAGCGAGTATCTGTATCATTTAATTCAATATCAAAAAGCTTTACAACAGCGAAATGCTTTGCTAAAGTCCTTTCAGAAAAATCGTTTTTTTGATTTTGATTCTCTTGAAATTTATAACCACTTATTGATAAAATCTGGAAGTATTATTTTTGAAAAAAGAAAAGTCTTTAACGAAAAATTCTCACCCATTGTTCAGAAATTTTATCAAACGATTTCTGAAGGGAAAGAAGAAATTACCATACAATATCAATCGGATTTATTGAATACAGATTTTGAACGCCTCCTTTCCAGCTGCTTAGAAAAAGACAGAATCCTCACTTATACCTCGCGAGGAATACACAAAGACGATTTAGGTTTTCTGATGCATCAATATTCTTTAAAAAAGGCAGGATCCCAAGGACAGCAAAAAACGTTTTTAATAAGCCTGAAACTTGCCCAAATGCAAATGATACAAAATATTACAGGAAAAGCTCCTATCCTACTTCTGGACGACATTTTTGATAAATTAGATGACCATAGAGTAAGCCAATTAATTTCCTTGGTAAATCATGAAAAATTTGGACAGATTTTTATTACCGATACCCACAAAGGAAGGACGCAATCTATTGTACAGCAAATTAATGAAGAAAGTAAAATTTTCGAATTATAA
- a CDS encoding endonuclease/exonuclease/phosphatase family protein has protein sequence MLSTLKKMSITLGCSLLSSFAYGQEVKILTYNIYHGEQHYNPGNSNLEEIAKVINTYQPDFVAMQEVDSMTVRTAGFNQGVRKDLMKELAKLTGMKAYFGKAMDYNQGGYGEGILTRFPEKPTTHALPIPKGGEPRALMTLEHTFPNGKKIILAGTHLCHEYEENRTAQIQETLQILEKEKLPAVVMGDFNFNPRDIPFQIVTKKMKDVAVIYGKPQPTWPYDNPKERLDHIFIDKKHPWKVKKVEVIKTSNASDHLPVLVTLEI, from the coding sequence ATGTTATCAACCTTAAAAAAAATGAGTATTACCCTAGGCTGCTCTCTCCTCAGCAGTTTTGCTTACGGCCAAGAAGTAAAGATATTGACTTACAATATCTACCATGGGGAACAGCATTACAACCCCGGGAATAGTAATCTGGAAGAAATTGCTAAAGTCATCAACACTTACCAGCCCGATTTTGTAGCTATGCAAGAAGTAGATAGCATGACGGTAAGAACGGCAGGTTTTAACCAAGGAGTTCGTAAAGATCTGATGAAAGAGCTTGCAAAACTTACTGGAATGAAGGCTTATTTTGGAAAAGCTATGGACTACAACCAAGGAGGTTACGGAGAAGGAATTCTTACTCGTTTTCCTGAGAAACCAACCACCCATGCCCTACCTATCCCCAAAGGAGGAGAACCTAGAGCCTTGATGACTTTAGAGCATACTTTCCCTAACGGAAAGAAAATTATCCTTGCAGGCACCCATCTTTGCCATGAATATGAAGAGAATAGGACTGCTCAAATACAAGAAACTCTTCAAATTTTAGAAAAAGAAAAATTACCTGCTGTGGTCATGGGGGATTTTAATTTCAATCCTAGGGATATCCCTTTCCAAATTGTTACTAAAAAGATGAAGGATGTTGCAGTCATTTATGGAAAACCACAGCCTACATGGCCTTATGATAATCCTAAAGAAAGATTGGACCATATCTTTATCGATAAGAAACACCCTTGGAAGGTGAAAAAGGTAGAAGTCATCAAAACCTCTAACGCCTCGGACCACCTTCCTGTATTGGTTACCTTAGAGATTTAA
- a CDS encoding DUF779 domain-containing protein: MLKTSRISVTDKAKSLIEELSAEHGELMFYQAGGCCEGTQPMCFTKGGYYLRRNDVKIGEVCGFDFWVDRDLFEYWKHSHFTLDVADGIATGGFSLETPKQKCFQIIYRLITPEELEDLEDIQINS; this comes from the coding sequence ATGCTTAAAACAAGTAGAATTAGTGTAACCGATAAAGCAAAATCCCTTATAGAGGAGCTGAGCGCAGAGCATGGAGAACTGATGTTTTACCAAGCTGGTGGATGTTGTGAGGGAACCCAGCCGATGTGTTTTACCAAAGGAGGCTACTATCTTCGTAGGAATGATGTGAAAATTGGAGAAGTATGTGGTTTTGATTTTTGGGTAGATCGTGATTTATTCGAATATTGGAAACACTCTCATTTTACATTAGATGTAGCTGATGGCATTGCTACGGGAGGTTTTTCTTTAGAAACGCCTAAGCAGAAATGTTTTCAGATTATCTATAGACTCATTACTCCTGAAGAATTGGAGGATTTAGAAGATATACAAATTAATTCTTAA
- a CDS encoding flotillin family protein codes for MGEFALIVLVALVLFVTFVALVSRYKRCPSDKILVIYGKTGGKSAKCIHGGGAFIWPVIQDFAYLDLKPMSIEANLTNALSRQNIRVDVPCRFTIAISTEPETMGNAAERLLGLTPEQIQELSKDILFGQLRLVVAMMTIEEINSDRDKLLDNISNNVDTELRKVGLKLINVNITDISDESGYIEALGKEAAAKAINEAKVSVAEQEKIGETGKANADREKDIQIAEFIRDRDVKIAITSKDKEVGIAVAGKDEAIGRAEAERDSRIATSLANSIAIKGENEAKITIANSDAERREKEAEALRLATAAEKVQAAKALEESYLAEQKAEAARAERERSTQNANVVVFAEIAKQKAIIEAEAEAEKIRLQAKGEADAIFAKMEAEAKGLYEILTKQAEGYDQMVKAAGGDANSAFQLLLLEKLPELVKTQVEAVKGIKIDKVTVWDNGSEGGNGQTSTANFVSGMMKSVPPLNDLFNMAGLNLPSYLKGEELPPEEKVKESIASENEDSENTKA; via the coding sequence ATGGGAGAATTCGCTTTAATAGTATTAGTTGCACTAGTACTCTTTGTCACATTTGTCGCTTTAGTTTCTCGCTATAAGCGCTGTCCTTCGGACAAAATCTTAGTTATTTATGGAAAAACGGGAGGTAAATCTGCCAAATGCATCCATGGAGGCGGTGCTTTTATATGGCCTGTAATCCAGGATTTTGCCTATTTAGACTTAAAACCTATGTCTATAGAAGCTAATCTTACTAACGCTCTTTCTCGTCAAAATATACGAGTAGATGTCCCGTGCCGCTTTACCATTGCTATCAGCACTGAGCCAGAGACTATGGGAAATGCCGCTGAACGTCTTTTAGGACTTACTCCAGAGCAAATTCAGGAGTTGTCTAAAGACATTCTTTTCGGGCAATTACGTCTTGTAGTAGCAATGATGACTATCGAAGAAATTAATTCGGATAGAGATAAGCTTCTCGATAACATCTCCAATAATGTGGATACCGAATTAAGAAAGGTAGGCTTAAAATTAATCAACGTTAATATTACAGACATCAGTGATGAGTCTGGCTATATAGAAGCTTTAGGAAAAGAAGCTGCTGCTAAGGCTATTAACGAAGCTAAAGTAAGTGTTGCTGAACAAGAAAAAATTGGGGAAACAGGAAAAGCCAATGCCGATAGAGAAAAAGATATACAAATTGCTGAATTTATCCGAGATAGAGATGTAAAAATAGCTATCACCAGCAAGGATAAAGAAGTAGGTATTGCCGTTGCAGGAAAAGACGAAGCTATTGGTAGAGCGGAAGCTGAAAGGGATTCCAGAATTGCTACTTCCCTCGCTAACTCTATTGCGATAAAAGGAGAAAATGAGGCTAAAATTACCATTGCTAATTCCGATGCAGAAAGAAGGGAAAAAGAAGCTGAAGCCCTAAGACTGGCAACCGCTGCAGAAAAGGTACAAGCTGCAAAGGCATTAGAAGAATCTTATCTTGCAGAGCAAAAAGCTGAAGCTGCAAGAGCAGAAAGGGAACGCTCCACCCAAAATGCAAACGTAGTTGTATTTGCTGAAATTGCAAAACAAAAAGCAATTATTGAAGCGGAAGCAGAAGCAGAAAAGATAAGGCTACAAGCTAAAGGGGAAGCCGATGCTATTTTTGCTAAAATGGAGGCAGAAGCAAAAGGTTTATATGAAATCCTTACCAAGCAAGCCGAAGGTTATGACCAGATGGTAAAAGCTGCTGGAGGAGATGCCAACAGTGCATTCCAGCTATTATTACTCGAGAAATTACCAGAGTTAGTGAAGACTCAAGTGGAGGCTGTTAAGGGAATTAAAATCGATAAAGTTACTGTTTGGGACAATGGTTCCGAAGGAGGTAATGGCCAAACTTCTACTGCTAATTTTGTGTCCGGAATGATGAAATCTGTTCCCCCTCTTAATGATCTATTCAACATGGCTGGCCTTAACCTACCTTCTTACCTAAAAGGAGAAGAGCTTCCTCCTGAAGAAAAAGTCAAAGAATCTATAGCTTCTGAAAATGAAGACAGTGAGAATACAAAAGCATAA
- the hppD gene encoding 4-hydroxyphenylpyruvate dioxygenase gives MSVLTFAEKIAKAENFLPINGTDFIEFYVGNAKQAAHFYKTAFGFQSLAYAGPETGVKDRASYVLQQGKIKLVLTSGLKSESPICEHQKKHGDGVKILALWVDDAYKAFEETTQRGGKPYMLPKTISDEYGEVKMSGIYTYGETVHLFVERKNYQGPFMPGYIAWDSDYQPEDVGLLYVDHCVGNVGWDRMLPVVKWYENVMGFVNILSFDDKQINTEYSALMSKVMSNGNGYAKFPINEPAEGKKKSQVEEYLDYYEEEGVQHIAVATKNIVHTVTELKRRGVEFLSPPPEAYYEMVPERVGAIEEDLSQLKKLGILIDRDEEGYLLQIFTKPVEDRPTLFFEIIERHGAQSFGAGNFKALFEALEKEQARRGNL, from the coding sequence ATGTCAGTATTAACCTTTGCAGAAAAAATTGCGAAAGCCGAAAATTTTCTTCCTATTAATGGTACCGATTTTATAGAATTTTACGTCGGAAATGCCAAGCAAGCCGCTCATTTTTATAAAACCGCCTTTGGATTCCAATCCTTAGCGTATGCAGGCCCCGAAACGGGGGTGAAAGACCGAGCATCTTATGTACTTCAACAAGGGAAAATAAAATTGGTGCTCACTTCAGGTTTAAAGTCTGAAAGTCCTATTTGCGAACACCAAAAAAAACATGGAGACGGTGTGAAAATCTTAGCCCTTTGGGTGGATGATGCTTACAAGGCGTTTGAAGAAACCACCCAAAGAGGAGGAAAACCGTATATGCTCCCCAAAACGATAAGTGATGAATATGGGGAAGTGAAAATGTCCGGGATCTACACCTACGGAGAAACAGTGCATCTTTTTGTGGAAAGAAAAAACTACCAAGGGCCTTTTATGCCTGGATATATTGCTTGGGATAGCGACTACCAGCCTGAAGATGTAGGCCTGCTTTATGTGGATCATTGTGTAGGAAATGTGGGCTGGGATCGTATGCTCCCTGTTGTAAAGTGGTATGAAAATGTGATGGGGTTTGTAAATATCCTTTCATTTGATGATAAACAAATTAATACAGAGTATTCTGCTTTAATGTCGAAAGTGATGTCTAATGGAAATGGCTATGCCAAATTCCCGATTAATGAACCTGCTGAAGGAAAAAAGAAATCTCAAGTAGAAGAATATCTGGATTATTACGAAGAGGAAGGTGTGCAGCATATTGCTGTAGCTACAAAAAATATAGTACATACAGTTACTGAATTAAAACGCCGTGGAGTTGAGTTTCTATCTCCTCCTCCTGAAGCTTATTATGAAATGGTTCCTGAAAGGGTAGGAGCAATAGAAGAAGACTTGTCTCAGCTTAAAAAACTAGGAATTTTAATCGATAGAGATGAGGAAGGATATTTGTTGCAAATTTTCACCAAACCTGTAGAAGATAGGCCTACTTTATTTTTTGAAATTATCGAAAGGCATGGAGCTCAGAGTTTTGGAGCAGGAAATTTCAAAGCATTGTTTGAAGCTTTAGAAAAAGAGCAAGCAAGAAGAGGAAACTTATAA